TCACGAGGCCCTGATCCACCACGACCTCCTCGTCCACCCAGGTCGCTCCCGCGTTCCGCAGATCGGTTCGCAGGCTCGGGTACGACGTCACCTTCCGTCCCTGCAGCACATCGGCGTCGGCGAGGATCCAGCCTCCGTGGCAGATCGCCCCGACCGGCTTGTGCTGCTCGAAGAAATCGCGGGTGAACGCCACCGCGTGCTCGTCCATGCGGATGTGATCTCCGTTCACGACCCCGCCCGGCAGCACCAGCGCGTCGTAGTCGCCTGCGCTGACATCCGAGGTGGCGCGGCTCACGTTGGCCTCGTGACCGTTCTTGCCCCGGATCGTGCCCGTGTTCGTCGATACGATATCGACCTCGGCCCCGTGCTCCTTCACCGCGGCGAGAGGCTCCGTCAGCTCGGAATCCTCGAACCCGTTCGTTGCGAGGATCGCTACGCGCTTTCCGCTCAGATGCGACATGGTGTTCTCCAATCTCGTGGCGTGCGTCGGACACCTCCAGTCAATCGCCTCGCCATATCGCTTTGCACCCCGTTGCGCGCACCCGTTCGATTCGCTATCTTGCGGCACCCGGTTCCTGCGCCCTGCGCTGACCGCCCGGTTCCGGCGCCCGGCGCCGGATTCCCTGCGCCCTGCGCTGACCGCCCGGCTCCTTCGCCCTGCGCCCTGCGCCGACCGCCCGGCTCCTTCGCCCTGCGTCCTGCGCTCCGCACTCCGCGCCCAACACTCAACACTCAGCGCCCAGCGCCCAGCTCCCTCGCTGCCCGGGCCTGTCGCCCTCGGGCCCCGGCGCGTAGGGTGGATCCCATGGCACGCATCATTCTCTTCGGCGGACACGGCAAGATCGCGCTCCTCGCGGAGCCGCTGCTCACGGAGCGAGGCGACTCGGTCACCGCGGTGATCCGCAATCCCGACCACGCCGACGACGTGCGCGCCACCGGAGCCGAGCCGCTCGTCGCCGACATCGAGCAACTGGACGTCGCCGAACTCGAGCGCCTGATCGCGGGGCACGACGCGGTCGTGTGGTCTGCGGGCGCCGGCGGGGGTAATCCCGAGCGCACCCGCGCGGTGGACCTCGATGCTGCGGTGCGCACCATGGACGCGGCCGAGCGCTCGGGAGTGCGGCGCTACGTGATGGTCTCGTACTTCAGGTCGTCGCGCGATCACGGCGTCGATCCGGGCGACTCGTTCTTCGCCTACGCCGAAGCCAAGGCGGCGGCCGACGAGCATCTGCGGGCGTCCTCGCTCGACTGGACCGTGCTCGGCCCGAGCAGGCTGACCCTCGATCCCGGCACCGGTCGGATCGACACGGCGGCGGATCGCTCGGGCAGCGTGCCGCGCGCCGACGTCGCAGCGGTGATCGCCGCGGTGCTGGCCGACGACAGCACCGTCGGGCGCACCATCCGCTTCAACTCGGGTGACACGCCGATCCCCGAGGCGGTGGCCGCCGCACATGCGTGACTAGGTCGGTGGCGGGCGGCGGACCTCGACCTCGCCGCCGCATCCATCGTCAGCGCGCTGCCGCCGCGGGATCCACGATGCGCGGGTCTCCCGGGTAGAATCGCTGGGATGATCCGCGGCAGAGTGCGGCGCAGGGCGCCACGAGTGGTCCCGATCCGATACGACGACGGCTTCCGGGGCGGCATCGCGATGCTGGTGTCGAGCCCGATCCTCGCCGCTCCGCTCATCGTGCTGGGACGCGCCGGGCTGCGTGAGAATCCCGGGCTCGTGCTCGCCGCGCTGTGCGCGAGCTTCACCGTCTTCTTCCTCGTTTATCTGGTCTGGACGCACCTGCTCTTCTCCCGCGCCGATCCCGACGAGGCCCTGCGGATCGCCGCCGCGCAGCACCGGCGCGGAGCCAGCCGCCTCTCGAGGGTCATCGGTCTCAAGACCGCGGAGGACTGGGGTATGACGGCCGCCCTCGTCGCACTGATGGTCTCGGTGGTCGCCGCGGTCTTCGGTGCGCGCGAGGGCGGCGACTGGATGCCGGCGCTCGTGCTCATCACGGTCGGCGCGTCGTGGGCGACCGTGGTGTACGCCTTCGCGCTGCGCTACTTCCGGCTGCACGCGGCAGGGGAGACCATCGAATTCAGGATCGTCGAGCGGCCCGACTTCACCGACTTCGTCTCGATGGCCGTGATGGTCTCGTCGGTGGGTGCGATGGCTGCGGGGGAGCCGCGCACGCGCGCGGGACTCGCCGCGGTGCGCACCCACACCTTCATCTCCTTCGCCTTCAACGCCCTCGTCGTGGCGATGGCGGTCTCGCTCATCTCGAGCCTCATCACCGCGGGCTGAGCGAGGCGACCCGGCTCGCGGTCGATCTTGCCGTAGCTCGCCGCCGTCGACGCGGCGTATGCGGGAACCCGGCCCTCGGCGGCCGATCCCGTCACTCGCTCGTGGTGGTGGTCCGCTCGAGCACGCGATCGGGCAGCACCGCGATGATGGGTCGCAGCAGACGGTACCGCCAGTCCGAGACGACGACCGGCCGCCCGCGATAGAGGCCGCGCAGCCCCTCGCGGGCGACTCGGGCGGTGTCGGCCCACGCGATGCGCGGCAGGCGCGGCAGGTGATCCTCGCCCATGCGCACGTGGAACTCGGTGTCGAGGAGGCCCGGGCACAGCGCCGTGACGCGCACCCCGCGGGTACGGTAGCGGGCGCTGAGGGATCGCGAGAGCGACACGACCGCCGCTTTAGCCGCGCCGTACGTGCCGCTCGGCGTGAACGCCGCGACGCTCGCCACGTTCAGGATCCACCCGCGGCCTCGAGCCAGCATTCCGGGGATCGCCGCGTGCGCGAGCCGCAGCGGCACCCACGAGAGCAGCTCGTGCAGGCGGCGCTCGTCGTCGATGCGGCTGACCTCGAAACCGTCGTAGACGCCGAAGCCCGCATTGCTGACGAGGATGTCGACGGGCGAGCCGGCTTCCGAGACCCGGTGGGCGACGCGCTCGAGATCCTCGCGATCCGTGAGATCCGCGGCGAGCACCTCGACGCTCACGCGGTACTCCAGGCGCAGCCGATCCGCGAGCCGTTCGAGGCGCGCCCGATCGCGCGCGACCAGCACGACATCGATGCGCCGCTTGGCGAGCTGCCTGGCGATCTCGGCGCCGAGTCCCGCCGACGCCCCGGTGATGAGTGCGCGGTATCCCATGCGCTCAGTCTCTCATCGGCGACGGCTCCGACGCGCGCTGCGAGCTCATCGGCTCCCGCCCCTGCGGCGCGAGCACCGCCGCCACCCAGGTCGTGATGGGCACCGCGAGCACGAGCCCGATGCTCCCGCAGAGGGTGCGCACGACCTCGATCGCGATGTCCTCGTGGGTGAGCAGCGAGAGCAGCGGACGATCGTAGAGATAGAGCAGGATCAGCACTCCCAGTGCCGCTCCGACGTACGCGAAGAACACAGTGTACACCGTGGAGGCGATGTGGTCGCGGCCGATCCGCATGGCGCTCGCGTAGAGTTCCCGCCGCGGCATCGCGGGGGCGGCGGCCCGCAGCTCCCAGACCGACGACGCCTGCGTGATCGTGACGTCGTTGAGGATCCCGAGCCCGGCGACGATCACCGAGCAGCTGAGCAGCCCGCGGAAGTCGATGTGCTGCACCATGCCCGCGAGCACGCCCGAGGCTTCGTCCCCGATGCCGCTGAGGCGCGTCGCCTGCATGGCGAGCAGCGACACTCCGGCCATGATCGCGATGCCGCAGAGCGTGCCGATGAGCGCCGAGGTCGTGCGCATGTTGAAGCCGTGCACCAGGTAGAGGATCACGAACATGATCGCGCTCGCGGCGACGACTCCCACGAGCAGACCGGGCGCGCCGGTCACGAGCGCAGGCAGCAGGAAGGCGAGGATCACGGCCGCGCTGATCCCGAGCGCGAGCAGCGCCAGCAGGCCGCGGAGCCGGCCGACCGCGATCACCACGGCGGCGAAGACCAGGGCGAGGATCGCGAGGGGCAGCCCGCGGAAGACTCCCGACACGCTGTAATCGTTGTTCAGCTCGTAGCGCGACCCCGCCTCCTGACCGGCGTGCGCCAGGAGCTCGAGGCGGTCTCCCGGTTGCAGGTCGGCGCGGGTGATAGCGCCGCGGACGGGGAGGTCGATGACCCGTCCGGCGTCATCCCCGGTCCTCAGGCCGATGGCGAGGGTCACGCACCCGTCGGAGTGGGCTTGGGTCTGGGCCTGGGCCTGAGTCTGGGCCTGGGGCTGGGGCTGAGGTGGGGCCTGTGCCTGTGCCTGTGCCTGTGGCTGAGGTTTTGCTTGTGCGGGCAGTTCGCAGCCCTCCGAGAGGCTCAGCAGCTCGCCCGTCTCGAACGTGGTGTCGGCGGCGACGAAGGGGGTTCGCTCCGCCACCCGACTCACCTCCGCGTAGTCGGGCCAGAGCGCCGCGAGCCCCCCGGCGGTGACCGCGGCGATCAGCGCGAGGAGCGCGGCGATCGCGAGCTTCGTAGGAGTAATGATTCTCATTACGTTTAGAGTAGCGTGCTCACGCCGCTCGGCGTCATCTTCGCGTCCGTGTCTGAGGGGACGGCTACCCTGGGAGCATGAGCAGCGAGACCGACGACCCCGTGACGCCCGTGACCCCCGAGCCCTCGGCAGCCTCGGCAGCCTCGGCAGCCTCAGATGCCTCAGATGCCTCAGATGTCTCAGATGCCTCAGAGGCTTTCGGGGGCGCCGAAGTCTCCGAGGCCCCCGGAGCCTCCGGGGCCGGCCTCTCCGAGACTGCCCGGGTCGCGCGCGACCTCATCCGTATCGACACCACCAACCGCGGCGGTGGCGACGCCGAGCCCGAGCGACCCGCCGCCGACTACGTCGCCGCCTATCTGCGCGACCTCGGCCTCGAGCCCGAGATCTTCGAGTCGGCACCGGGGCGCGCGAGCGTGGTCGCGCGGGTGCCCGGCACCGACCCGGCGCTGCCGGCGATGGTGCTGCACGGCCATCTCGACGTGGTGCCCGCCGACGCGGCTAACTGGAGCGTCAATCCCTTCGCCGGCGTGGTGAGGGACGGCATGCTGTGGGGACGCGGCGCGGTCGATATGAAGGACATGGACGCGATGATGCTCACCGCTGTGGCCGAGCTGCTGCGCGCGGGGGAGCGGCCCCGCCGAGAGATCGTCCTCGCGTTCTTCGCCGACGAGGAGAACGGCGGCGTCTACGGCTCGCACTACCTGGTCGAGCACCACCCCGAGCTCTTCGCCGGCGCCACCACGGCCGTCAGCGAGGTCGGCGGGTACTCCATCGACGTCGAGGGTACGCGCGCCTACCTCATCCAGACCGGGGAGAAAGCGCTCGACTGGATCCGGCTTCGCGCCCGGGGCACGGCGGCACACGGATCTCGCGTCTGGCACGACAACGCGATCACCCGGCTCGCCGAGGCCATCGCGGCGCTGGGGCGTCACGAGTGGCCCATCGCGCTCTGCGACACCACGCGCGAGCTGATCGATCACCTCGCGGCGATCCTCGGCGAGGATCCGCAGCAGGTCGCCCCCGACGAGCTGGTGCTGCGGCTCGGCAAGGGCGGCGGTTTCATTCAGGCGAGCCTGCGCAACACGAGCAACCCGACGGTGCTCACCGCCGGATACAAGCACAACGTCATTCCCGACACGGCCGAGGCGCTCGTCGACGTGCGCTCGCTGCCGACCCAGCAGGGCGAGGTGCTCGCCGAGGTGCAGCGCATCGTCGGCCCCGATATCGAGATCGAGACCGTGCACAGCGACATCGGTCTCGAAGTGCCGTTCGGAGGCGAGCTCGTCGACGCCATGACCGAGAGCCTGCGCCGCGCCGATCCCGAGGCGCGCGTGCTGCCCTATCTGCTGTCGGGCGGCACCGACAACAAGGCTCTTTCGCGGCTCGGCATCACTGGCTACGGCTTCGTGCCGCTCCGCCTGCCTGCCGGCCTCGACTTCCCGGGCATGTTCCACGGCGTCGACGAGCGCGTGCCGCTCGACGCACTCGACTTCGGGCATAGCGTGCTCGTCGACCTGCTGCGCACGTACTGATCGACGGTGCACGTTGCGACCGGCCTCGCCGTCGAGCGCAGATCTGCTGCGCACGTACTGATCGACGCCCTGGATCTCGCCCGGGGGCGGATCCTGCGGCTCGCCGGCTGTCAGCCGGGCCGTCGGGGGACTGGGCTATCCTTGACGGCGGCCCGAAAGGGCCGCACGCGTTCATCCGCCACGAAAGGACATGATGAGCTTCTTCGACGCGATCCTGCTCGGAATTCTGCAGGGCCTCACGGAGTTCCTGCCGATCTCGTCGAGCGCCCACCTGCGCATCGCGAGCGAGCTGCTCGGCATCGGCGACGCCGGGGCCGCCTTCACCGCGATCACGCAGATCGGTACGGAGGCGGCGGTCATCGTGTTCTTCTGGCGCGACATCGTGCGCATCATCGGTAACTGGTTCCGATCCCTCGCCGGCCGCGTGCCGCGCAACGACCCCGACGCGCTGATGGGGTGGTGGATCATCCTCGGGTCGATCCCGATCGTGGTGCTCGGCCTCCTGTTCGAGGACGCGATCGACACGACCCTGCGCTCGCTGTGGTTCACCGCGACGATGCTCATCGTCTTCGGCCTGCTGCTCGGCCTCGCCGACTGGGCGGGCCGCAAGACCCGTCCGCTCGAGAAGCTCACCTGGAAGCACGGCCTGATCTACGGCTTGGCGCAGTCTCTCGCGCTGATCCCCGGCGTCTCCCGGTCTGGCGGCACGATCACGGCCGGCCTGTTCATGGGGTACAAGCGCGAGGCGGCGGCGCGCTACTCCTTCCTGCTCGCGATCCCCGCGGTCCTCGGATCCGGGTTCTACAAGCTCTTCAAGGAGGTGAGCGAGCCGAGCGGCGGCGCTCCGATGTCGATGACTCTCGTGGCGACCGCCATCGCCTTCGTCGTCGCGATCTTCGTGATCAAGTTCTTCATGGGGTACATCTCGAAGCGCAGCTTCAT
This DNA window, taken from Leucobacter tenebrionis, encodes the following:
- a CDS encoding type 1 glutamine amidotransferase domain-containing protein; translated protein: MSHLSGKRVAILATNGFEDSELTEPLAAVKEHGAEVDIVSTNTGTIRGKNGHEANVSRATSDVSAGDYDALVLPGGVVNGDHIRMDEHAVAFTRDFFEQHKPVGAICHGGWILADADVLQGRKVTSYPSLRTDLRNAGATWVDEEVVVDQGLVTSRTPDDLPAFNAKLVEEIAEGKHRGQTA
- a CDS encoding NAD(P)H-binding protein yields the protein MARIILFGGHGKIALLAEPLLTERGDSVTAVIRNPDHADDVRATGAEPLVADIEQLDVAELERLIAGHDAVVWSAGAGGGNPERTRAVDLDAAVRTMDAAERSGVRRYVMVSYFRSSRDHGVDPGDSFFAYAEAKAAADEHLRASSLDWTVLGPSRLTLDPGTGRIDTAADRSGSVPRADVAAVIAAVLADDSTVGRTIRFNSGDTPIPEAVAAAHA
- a CDS encoding DUF1345 domain-containing protein, which produces MIRGRVRRRAPRVVPIRYDDGFRGGIAMLVSSPILAAPLIVLGRAGLRENPGLVLAALCASFTVFFLVYLVWTHLLFSRADPDEALRIAAAQHRRGASRLSRVIGLKTAEDWGMTAALVALMVSVVAAVFGAREGGDWMPALVLITVGASWATVVYAFALRYFRLHAAGETIEFRIVERPDFTDFVSMAVMVSSVGAMAAGEPRTRAGLAAVRTHTFISFAFNALVVAMAVSLISSLITAG
- a CDS encoding SDR family NAD(P)-dependent oxidoreductase, which encodes MGYRALITGASAGLGAEIARQLAKRRIDVVLVARDRARLERLADRLRLEYRVSVEVLAADLTDREDLERVAHRVSEAGSPVDILVSNAGFGVYDGFEVSRIDDERRLHELLSWVPLRLAHAAIPGMLARGRGWILNVASVAAFTPSGTYGAAKAAVVSLSRSLSARYRTRGVRVTALCPGLLDTEFHVRMGEDHLPRLPRIAWADTARVAREGLRGLYRGRPVVVSDWRYRLLRPIIAVLPDRVLERTTTTSE
- a CDS encoding YibE/F family protein, with the translated sequence MRIITPTKLAIAALLALIAAVTAGGLAALWPDYAEVSRVAERTPFVAADTTFETGELLSLSEGCELPAQAKPQPQAQAQAQAPPQPQPQAQTQAQAQTQAHSDGCVTLAIGLRTGDDAGRVIDLPVRGAITRADLQPGDRLELLAHAGQEAGSRYELNNDYSVSGVFRGLPLAILALVFAAVVIAVGRLRGLLALLALGISAAVILAFLLPALVTGAPGLLVGVVAASAIMFVILYLVHGFNMRTTSALIGTLCGIAIMAGVSLLAMQATRLSGIGDEASGVLAGMVQHIDFRGLLSCSVIVAGLGILNDVTITQASSVWELRAAAPAMPRRELYASAMRIGRDHIASTVYTVFFAYVGAALGVLILLYLYDRPLLSLLTHEDIAIEVVRTLCGSIGLVLAVPITTWVAAVLAPQGREPMSSQRASEPSPMRD
- a CDS encoding M20/M25/M40 family metallo-hydrolase translates to MSSETDDPVTPVTPEPSAASAASAASDASDASDVSDASEAFGGAEVSEAPGASGAGLSETARVARDLIRIDTTNRGGGDAEPERPAADYVAAYLRDLGLEPEIFESAPGRASVVARVPGTDPALPAMVLHGHLDVVPADAANWSVNPFAGVVRDGMLWGRGAVDMKDMDAMMLTAVAELLRAGERPRREIVLAFFADEENGGVYGSHYLVEHHPELFAGATTAVSEVGGYSIDVEGTRAYLIQTGEKALDWIRLRARGTAAHGSRVWHDNAITRLAEAIAALGRHEWPIALCDTTRELIDHLAAILGEDPQQVAPDELVLRLGKGGGFIQASLRNTSNPTVLTAGYKHNVIPDTAEALVDVRSLPTQQGEVLAEVQRIVGPDIEIETVHSDIGLEVPFGGELVDAMTESLRRADPEARVLPYLLSGGTDNKALSRLGITGYGFVPLRLPAGLDFPGMFHGVDERVPLDALDFGHSVLVDLLRTY
- a CDS encoding undecaprenyl-diphosphate phosphatase, yielding MSFFDAILLGILQGLTEFLPISSSAHLRIASELLGIGDAGAAFTAITQIGTEAAVIVFFWRDIVRIIGNWFRSLAGRVPRNDPDALMGWWIILGSIPIVVLGLLFEDAIDTTLRSLWFTATMLIVFGLLLGLADWAGRKTRPLEKLTWKHGLIYGLAQSLALIPGVSRSGGTITAGLFMGYKREAAARYSFLLAIPAVLGSGFYKLFKEVSEPSGGAPMSMTLVATAIAFVVAIFVIKFFMGYISKRSFMPFVIYRLALGALLFVLLGTGLLDAEGGAVAAQAIDPSTTGALR